The Chryseolinea soli genome contains a region encoding:
- a CDS encoding TolB family protein — protein MIRIFAFIFFMMCGGLAYAQPGTEIYLFDLSLEKDRITLVQSKNITDRPGYDNQPFFHPDKTVLYYSAADSAGRTDIIEFNYATFSRRNITRTPEKEFSPTVTPDKKFLSCIIQRDDGKQDLGKYPIDGGAPVVLIDNLTVGYHAWENAQSLVLFVLGEPHTLHRHAIKDHTDNVVAENIGRSLHSIPKSSNISFVQKTGDDAWIIKRLEKDGTSTELAKTLPGREDLTWTPDGRIIMSDGEKLFFIRPGKDAVWKAVEINTSLPLKGITRLAVNAKGDKMAIVVSE, from the coding sequence ATGATCAGGATATTTGCCTTCATCTTTTTTATGATGTGTGGCGGACTGGCCTATGCACAGCCCGGCACCGAAATTTATCTCTTCGACCTGTCGCTGGAGAAAGATCGCATCACCTTGGTGCAATCCAAAAACATTACCGACCGGCCCGGCTATGACAACCAGCCGTTCTTTCATCCTGACAAAACCGTGCTGTACTATAGTGCCGCCGACAGCGCCGGGCGAACGGACATCATCGAGTTCAACTATGCGACCTTCAGCCGGCGAAACATCACGCGAACACCGGAAAAGGAATTTTCACCCACGGTCACCCCCGATAAGAAATTTCTCAGCTGCATCATCCAACGCGACGATGGCAAACAGGACCTGGGTAAATATCCCATCGACGGCGGCGCCCCTGTGGTGTTGATCGACAATCTGACGGTGGGCTATCATGCCTGGGAAAATGCTCAAAGCCTGGTGCTATTTGTTTTGGGCGAACCCCATACGTTGCACCGTCACGCGATAAAAGATCATACCGATAATGTGGTGGCCGAGAACATCGGGCGTTCACTGCACAGCATCCCCAAATCGTCCAACATCAGCTTTGTTCAAAAAACGGGCGACGATGCCTGGATCATCAAAAGACTGGAGAAGGACGGCACATCTACCGAACTGGCAAAGACGCTTCCAGGCCGCGAGGACCTGACCTGGACGCCCGACGGACGGATCATCATGAGCGATGGGGAAAAATTATTTTTTATTCGTCCCGGCAAAGATGCAGTGTGGAAAGCGGTGGAGATCAACACGTCACTGCCGTTGAAGGGGATTACCCGCCTGGCCGTGAATGCTAAAGGCGACAAGATGGCGATCGTGGTTTCAGAATGA
- a CDS encoding DUF4097 family beta strand repeat-containing protein, with amino-acid sequence MKNLILTLFAVIFASNLFAGEGDFHLDKEYKIDKAGLLDLRTSDAKVFITGSVRGTAHVKIDRTITAKGWTWGSDDFKVEVKEENGNLIVQERQKGDHVAAIGYYMEVYRIEIEIPEGVSLKVRGDDGDYYIKNVNGAISLRMDDADAELAGCKGDHFEFRLDDGDIHMDQGRGSLEIVGDDADVEIYKANFTSIRADVDDGDLVIETSLANNGDYNIASQDGLISLNITGGGGEFEIRHDDGRVITDGGFKTLEEGEHETRLALANGTAKVNLKADDARVKLRAQ; translated from the coding sequence ATGAAAAATCTGATCCTAACCCTGTTTGCCGTGATCTTTGCCTCAAATCTTTTTGCCGGCGAGGGCGATTTCCATCTCGATAAAGAATATAAGATCGACAAGGCCGGGCTGCTGGACTTGCGGACGTCCGACGCCAAAGTGTTCATCACCGGCTCCGTGCGCGGCACGGCGCATGTGAAGATCGACCGCACCATCACGGCCAAGGGATGGACGTGGGGATCGGATGATTTTAAAGTGGAGGTGAAGGAAGAGAACGGCAACCTGATCGTGCAGGAAAGACAAAAAGGGGATCACGTGGCGGCCATCGGCTATTATATGGAAGTGTACCGGATCGAAATTGAAATACCCGAAGGCGTGAGCCTGAAGGTGCGGGGTGATGACGGCGACTATTACATCAAGAACGTGAACGGCGCCATCTCCCTGCGCATGGACGATGCCGACGCGGAGCTGGCCGGTTGCAAAGGCGACCACTTCGAGTTTAGGCTGGACGACGGCGACATTCACATGGACCAGGGCCGTGGCTCGCTCGAAATAGTGGGCGACGATGCGGATGTCGAGATCTACAAAGCCAACTTCACTTCCATCCGCGCCGATGTGGACGACGGCGACCTGGTTATTGAAACCTCGCTGGCCAACAACGGCGACTACAACATCGCTTCCCAAGACGGCCTCATTTCCCTGAACATCACCGGCGGCGGTGGCGAATTTGAGATTCGTCACGACGATGGCCGGGTCATTACGGATGGTGGCTTTAAAACCCTGGAAGAAGGCGAACACGAAACACGCCTGGCCCTGGCCAACGGCACGGCTAAGGTAAACCTGAAGGCAGACGATGCCCGGGTGAAGTTAAGAGCGCAATAA
- a CDS encoding DUF2905 domain-containing protein — protein MGKWLIVIGIVCIAIGLILTYADKFPLGKLPGDISVERGNFKFYFPLTTCILISLLLSLLLFLYNRYKS, from the coding sequence ATGGGCAAGTGGCTGATCGTAATAGGCATCGTCTGCATCGCGATAGGACTCATCCTTACCTATGCCGACAAGTTCCCTTTGGGCAAACTCCCGGGCGATATTTCCGTGGAGCGGGGAAATTTCAAATTTTATTTTCCGCTCACCACCTGCATCCTCATCAGTCTGCTGCTGTCGCTCCTGCTGTTTCTCTATAATCGCTATAAATCCTGA
- a CDS encoding type III polyketide synthase gives MSHISAIGTANPPHRFSQSQIADFMTRAMQLSYEDGRRLRAIFNASGISYRHSVLEDYGRSGEFTFYSNTDDFEPFPSTSKRLHFFKQNALNLSYSAVQNMLAQRPGFDVKSITHLIVVCCTGMYAPGLDVDLVKKLSLSTNVQRTGVNFMGCYAAFNALKVADAFCKADAKAKVLVVCTELCSLHFQKVATEDNLLANALFADGSAAVLVEGETTASPRLLLENFCNELAIEGEGDMAWAIGDLGFEMKLSTYVPDIIKSGIARLTAALLKNISSDISAIRFFAIHPGGRKILESIEDALGIDKEKNAPAYRVLKNYGNMSSPTVLFVLKDIFDGLTPEHNGQPILSFAFGPGLTLESMVLRIETE, from the coding sequence TCAGCGCCATTGGAACGGCCAACCCACCGCATCGCTTCAGTCAGTCACAGATCGCCGACTTCATGACCCGGGCCATGCAGTTGTCGTATGAAGACGGTCGTAGGTTGCGGGCGATCTTCAATGCCAGTGGCATCTCCTACCGCCACTCGGTGCTGGAAGACTACGGACGTTCCGGCGAGTTCACTTTCTATTCCAACACCGACGACTTCGAGCCGTTTCCATCCACCTCCAAGCGCCTGCACTTTTTTAAGCAGAATGCGTTGAACCTCAGCTATTCGGCCGTGCAGAACATGTTGGCGCAGCGTCCTGGATTTGACGTGAAGAGCATCACGCACCTGATCGTTGTGTGTTGCACCGGCATGTACGCACCCGGTTTGGACGTGGACCTGGTGAAGAAGTTGAGCTTGTCAACAAACGTGCAACGCACAGGTGTGAACTTTATGGGCTGCTATGCCGCCTTCAACGCCTTGAAAGTGGCCGATGCCTTTTGCAAGGCCGACGCCAAAGCCAAAGTGCTGGTGGTGTGCACCGAACTCTGCAGTCTGCACTTTCAAAAAGTGGCCACGGAAGATAATCTTTTGGCCAACGCGCTTTTTGCCGATGGCTCGGCAGCCGTGCTGGTGGAAGGTGAAACCACAGCTTCCCCACGTTTGCTGCTCGAAAATTTTTGCAACGAGCTTGCCATCGAAGGCGAGGGGGACATGGCGTGGGCGATCGGTGACCTGGGGTTTGAGATGAAGTTGTCGACGTATGTGCCGGATATAATAAAGAGTGGCATCGCCCGCCTCACAGCTGCGCTACTGAAAAATATCTCGTCCGACATTTCGGCGATCCGTTTTTTTGCCATCCACCCCGGAGGCAGAAAAATACTGGAAAGCATAGAGGATGCGTTGGGGATCGACAAGGAAAAGAACGCACCGGCCTACCGCGTGCTGAAGAACTATGGCAACATGTCGTCGCCCACCGTCTTGTTTGTGTTGAAAGATATTTTTGACGGGCTGACCCCCGAGCACAATGGCCAACCCATCTTGAGTTTTGCATTTGGTCCGGGGTTGACGCTGGAAAGCATGGTGTTAAGAATAGAAACCGAATAA
- the corA gene encoding magnesium/cobalt transporter CorA, protein MIRVYTISQGKINQYKNPSFKEIDSLENMVWIDLQSPTREEKEFIEKNYHIEFFTSQELQEIESSSRFLETDETVEMNLGFLSNEAELTVQSVTFILKENLLFTYRQGDLKIFAETVRRLKSASSSEKKEHGLNVFLTVLETRIDGDADLIEGINRKLNGISKELISQQSLKQDLLLGIAQLQENVMLLHETITEKQRVVSSLVRIPEFNRIESERLKIILKDIASLLQHSQFSSERLEYLQNTFLGLVNIEQNQVIKIFTVVTVVFMPPTLIASIYGMNFTFMPELQWMAGYPFAIALMIFSSLIFLWYFKRKRWL, encoded by the coding sequence ATGATCCGCGTCTACACCATCAGCCAGGGAAAAATCAACCAATACAAAAATCCGTCTTTTAAAGAGATCGATTCGCTGGAAAATATGGTGTGGATCGACCTTCAGTCGCCTACGCGCGAAGAGAAGGAATTCATTGAAAAGAACTATCACATCGAGTTTTTTACCTCGCAGGAGTTGCAGGAGATCGAAAGCAGTTCGCGCTTCCTGGAAACCGACGAGACCGTGGAAATGAACCTGGGCTTCCTCAGCAATGAGGCCGAGCTCACGGTGCAGAGCGTGACTTTTATTTTGAAGGAGAACCTGTTGTTCACCTATCGCCAGGGGGACTTGAAGATCTTTGCGGAAACGGTGCGCCGTCTGAAATCGGCCAGCTCGTCGGAAAAGAAGGAACACGGGCTCAACGTTTTCCTCACCGTTTTGGAGACCCGCATCGACGGCGATGCCGACTTGATTGAAGGGATCAATCGCAAGCTGAATGGTATCAGTAAGGAGCTCATCTCCCAACAATCGTTGAAACAAGATCTGCTGTTGGGGATCGCGCAATTGCAGGAGAACGTGATGCTGCTGCACGAGACCATCACGGAGAAACAACGGGTGGTGAGTTCGCTGGTGCGCATCCCCGAATTTAACCGGATCGAAAGCGAGCGGCTCAAGATCATCCTCAAAGACATTGCCTCCCTGTTGCAACACTCCCAGTTCAGCTCCGAGCGCTTGGAATATTTGCAGAACACCTTCCTGGGTTTGGTGAACATCGAACAAAACCAGGTGATCAAGATCTTTACCGTGGTGACGGTGGTGTTTATGCCGCCGACCCTGATCGCCAGCATTTACGGCATGAACTTCACGTTTATGCCCGAACTGCAATGGATGGCCGGCTATCCGTTTGCCATTGCTTTGATGATCTTTTCGTCGCTCATCTTTTTATGGTATTTCAAGCGAAAACGTTGGCTATAA
- a CDS encoding deoxynucleoside kinase produces the protein MQHKIKHIAISGNIGSGKTTLVEKLSKHYNWLPVYESADDNPYLKDFYEDMTRWAFHLQIYFLNSRFKQVTSIKHSDRTIVQDRTIYEDAYIFASNLRESGHIAERDYQNYLDIFNSMVNFVQPPDLLIYLKADIPKLVQQIQKRGREYEYAMSLDYLRKLNTHYEQWISNYTLGKLLIIDVNHLDFVERIEDFAFIIGKVELELNNLFEM, from the coding sequence ATGCAGCACAAGATCAAACACATTGCCATCAGCGGCAACATCGGATCAGGGAAAACCACGTTGGTGGAAAAACTTTCCAAACACTATAACTGGCTCCCGGTCTACGAGTCGGCGGACGACAATCCTTATCTGAAAGATTTCTATGAGGACATGACCCGGTGGGCATTCCACCTTCAGATCTATTTTCTCAACAGCCGCTTCAAACAGGTGACGTCCATCAAGCACAGCGACCGGACCATCGTGCAAGATCGCACCATCTATGAAGACGCCTATATTTTTGCATCCAATCTCCGCGAAAGCGGTCACATCGCCGAACGCGACTATCAGAACTACCTCGACATTTTCAACTCGATGGTAAACTTTGTGCAGCCCCCGGACCTGCTCATCTACTTGAAGGCCGACATTCCCAAGCTGGTGCAGCAGATCCAAAAGCGCGGCCGTGAATACGAATACGCGATGAGCCTGGACTATCTCAGAAAGCTGAATACACACTACGAGCAATGGATCAGCAACTACACGCTGGGTAAATTGCTGATCATCGATGTGAACCATCTGGATTTCGTGGAGCGCATCGAGGACTTTGCTTTCATTATCGGTAAGGTAGAGCTGGAGTTGAACAACCTGTTCGAGATGTGA
- a CDS encoding SAM-dependent methyltransferase produces the protein MSRSMPGKLYLIPNVIADDTQNVVITAQVRNELPHIAHFLAEDIRTARRYLSSLKIYESIEPLHFGVLNKDTKPQELEQLFEPITQGHDMGVISESGCPGVADPGALAVKYAHDRGIRVVPLVGPSSLLLALMASGLNGQRFAFQGYLPIDAREAAKAVKEFEKESRQKNQTQLFIETPYRNNAVFEVLLKNLNPETLLCVAVEVTGKEESILTQPVSRWRKTSPTWPKAPAIFLFLAI, from the coding sequence TTGTCACGAAGCATGCCAGGAAAGCTATACCTCATCCCCAACGTCATTGCCGACGACACGCAGAACGTGGTGATAACGGCACAAGTCCGGAACGAGTTGCCCCACATAGCTCACTTTCTGGCCGAAGATATACGCACGGCCCGACGATACCTAAGCAGCCTGAAGATTTATGAGTCCATCGAGCCGTTGCATTTTGGCGTGCTCAACAAGGACACGAAACCCCAGGAGCTGGAGCAATTGTTCGAGCCCATCACACAGGGTCACGACATGGGGGTCATTTCCGAGTCGGGTTGCCCGGGTGTGGCCGACCCCGGGGCGCTGGCCGTGAAGTATGCACACGATCGCGGCATTCGGGTAGTGCCCCTGGTGGGTCCGTCGTCGTTGTTGCTGGCATTGATGGCCTCGGGTCTGAACGGTCAGCGCTTTGCTTTTCAAGGCTACCTGCCCATCGATGCGCGCGAAGCCGCCAAGGCGGTGAAAGAATTTGAGAAGGAGTCCCGGCAAAAGAACCAGACGCAGCTCTTTATTGAAACGCCCTACAGGAACAACGCTGTTTTCGAGGTGTTGCTAAAAAATTTAAACCCGGAGACCTTGCTTTGCGTAGCCGTAGAGGTTACCGGCAAGGAGGAGTCCATCCTAACCCAACCGGTAAGCCGGTGGCGCAAGACGAGCCCCACCTGGCCGAAGGCCCCGGCCATATTCTTGTTTTTAGCCATTTAA
- a CDS encoding methyltransferase domain-containing protein, which translates to MPDFSTRSTDAEIMDDLDYAGGLMDKTLRELEIINKWLGGNAVTFSALSQLLNGVDREGTVRIADLGCGRGDMLALVDAWASKRGYKTELTGIDANPYIVRAAEHQLKHYPHIRLLAQNIFSPAFREQKFDVVIGTLFYHHFTQEELATFFMQLKHQCTKGFIINDIHRHPLAYYSIKWLTQTFSRSSMVQYDAPLSVLRAFKKGELLECLEKAGIKKYSIRWKWAFRWQVVVWTH; encoded by the coding sequence ATGCCCGATTTTTCGACCCGCAGCACCGACGCCGAGATCATGGACGACCTAGACTATGCGGGTGGATTGATGGACAAGACGCTGCGTGAGTTGGAGATCATCAACAAATGGCTTGGCGGAAATGCCGTTACGTTCTCGGCGTTGTCGCAGTTGTTGAATGGAGTTGATCGCGAAGGAACGGTCCGCATCGCCGACCTGGGTTGTGGCCGGGGAGATATGCTGGCGTTGGTGGATGCCTGGGCTTCGAAGCGCGGCTATAAAACGGAGCTCACGGGCATCGATGCCAATCCGTACATCGTCCGTGCAGCCGAACACCAACTAAAGCATTATCCACACATCCGGCTCTTGGCGCAAAATATTTTCTCGCCCGCATTCCGGGAACAGAAATTTGATGTGGTCATCGGCACGTTGTTCTATCATCATTTCACTCAAGAGGAGCTTGCGACTTTTTTCATGCAGCTGAAGCATCAATGCACCAAAGGATTTATCATCAATGACATTCATCGCCACCCCTTGGCCTATTACTCTATTAAATGGTTGACCCAGACCTTTTCGCGTTCGTCGATGGTGCAGTATGATGCGCCGCTGTCGGTTTTGCGGGCGTTTAAAAAAGGCGAATTGTTGGAGTGCCTGGAGAAGGCTGGAATAAAAAAGTATTCCATACGCTGGAAATGGGCATTTCGATGGCAGGTGGTGGTTTGGACGCACTAA
- a CDS encoding DMT family transporter, whose protein sequence is MSDKKSYAYFIGGIVICLLGSIFFSTKAIFVKLAYREAPVDAITLLALRMLFSLPFFVVSAFVSSQKSDNVKFTGKQWLGIALVGCLGYYVSSLLDFMGLKYISAGIERLVLFIYPTFVLLMSALVFRSKISVQQWLALLITYGGLLIAFWGEARVDVANDFYKGALLIFTCAITYAMYIVGSGRLIPSVGAAKFNSYAMSFAAAAVLLHFFVTSSNSLWDQDASTYLYSFLMAILGTVIPSYLVTWGIKRVGSNNAAIAGSIGPVSTILQAYFFLQEPIHALQLVGTLLILMGVLMISVKKK, encoded by the coding sequence ATGTCTGACAAAAAATCGTACGCCTACTTCATTGGTGGGATTGTCATTTGCTTACTGGGGTCAATTTTCTTTTCCACGAAGGCCATCTTTGTCAAGCTCGCCTATCGTGAAGCACCCGTGGATGCCATCACGCTGTTGGCCCTGCGCATGCTTTTCTCGCTTCCTTTCTTTGTCGTGTCTGCGTTTGTGTCGTCTCAAAAAAGCGATAACGTGAAATTCACGGGAAAACAATGGTTGGGCATTGCCTTGGTGGGATGCCTCGGTTATTATGTGAGCAGCTTGCTGGACTTTATGGGGCTGAAATACATTTCGGCAGGCATCGAGCGGCTAGTTCTCTTCATTTATCCCACGTTTGTGCTGCTCATGTCGGCCCTGGTGTTTCGCTCGAAGATCAGCGTTCAGCAGTGGCTGGCCTTGCTCATTACCTATGGCGGTTTGCTCATCGCTTTTTGGGGCGAGGCCCGTGTGGACGTGGCCAATGATTTTTACAAAGGTGCGCTGCTCATTTTTACGTGCGCCATCACTTATGCCATGTACATCGTGGGCAGCGGGCGGCTCATCCCTTCCGTGGGTGCAGCCAAGTTCAACAGCTATGCCATGAGCTTTGCAGCAGCGGCCGTGCTGCTTCATTTTTTTGTGACGTCATCCAATTCGCTGTGGGATCAGGATGCTTCCACCTATCTCTATAGTTTTCTCATGGCCATTCTCGGCACCGTCATTCCTTCTTATCTCGTCACCTGGGGCATTAAACGTGTTGGCTCAAACAATGCCGCCATTGCGGGGAGCATTGGACCGGTGTCCACGATCTTGCAGGCCTATTTCTTCTTGCAGGAGCCGATTCACGCGTTGCAACTAGTGGGCACGTTGCTGATCCTCATGGGCGTGCTGATGATCAGCGTAAAGAAAAAGTAA
- a CDS encoding hydroxypyruvate isomerase family protein: MALKGNIRHSVCPWCYAMPLEDLIVAAKDIGITSVELLTPEQWPLVTKHGLTCAMAHATPLGLETGFNDLSLHAQLLKDYSLNIPKAADAGLQNVICFSGNRNGLSDAQGLENCARGLEPILKIAARHNITVCMELLNSRVDHKDYQCDHTAWGVALCEKLGSENFKLLYDIYHMQIMEGDVIATIRQNKKYIAHYHTGGVPGRHEIDTTQELYYPAIMEAIVATGYKGFVAQEFIPVKDPLTSLRAAVQLCDV; this comes from the coding sequence ATGGCTTTAAAAGGCAATATCCGTCATTCCGTTTGTCCCTGGTGCTACGCGATGCCCCTGGAAGATCTCATCGTGGCCGCGAAAGATATCGGCATCACCTCCGTCGAACTGCTCACCCCCGAACAATGGCCCCTGGTGACAAAACACGGTCTCACCTGCGCCATGGCCCATGCCACGCCACTCGGTCTGGAAACGGGCTTTAATGATTTGTCGCTGCACGCACAATTGCTCAAGGACTATTCCCTCAATATCCCCAAGGCCGCCGACGCCGGTCTCCAAAACGTGATCTGTTTCTCCGGCAACCGGAACGGCCTCAGCGACGCACAAGGCCTGGAAAACTGCGCCCGCGGACTGGAACCTATCTTGAAAATAGCGGCCCGTCACAACATCACGGTTTGCATGGAGCTTCTCAACAGCCGGGTGGACCACAAAGATTATCAATGCGACCACACCGCCTGGGGCGTGGCCCTCTGCGAAAAACTGGGCTCTGAAAATTTCAAACTGCTTTACGATATCTATCACATGCAGATCATGGAAGGCGATGTGATCGCGACCATCCGGCAAAACAAAAAATACATTGCTCACTACCACACGGGCGGCGTTCCCGGCCGGCATGAGATCGACACGACCCAGGAGTTGTATTACCCGGCCATCATGGAGGCCATCGTGGCCACAGGCTATAAAGGATTTGTTGCGCAGGAATTCATTCCTGTCAAAGACCCGCTCACGTCATTGCGCGCGGCGGTGCAACTCTGCGATGTGTAG
- a CDS encoding aminotransferase class V-fold PLP-dependent enzyme has product MLTCKRSAFTLPPRITYLNCGYMSPQLKDAEKVGIRNLRRKRNPAAIKPEDFFSDTELLRQEFGTLIHADDPKRIVVVPSVSYGMANVARNLKIGRGDNMIVAAEQFPSNYYPWQRLCEETGAQLKSIAPPEEFSGRGQKWNERILDAIDIHTKAVALGHVHWVDGTLFDLMAIRRRTREVGAALIIDGTQSVGALPFDVQAFQPDALVCAGYKWLLGPYSTGLAYYGEYFDHGKPIEESWLNRAHSEQFSQLTNYQSTYQAGALRYEVGEHSNFVLVPMLLKSIQQLNRWGVANIQEYCGHISREATLTLRDKGFLIEDEAHRAKHLFGIRLGQHDPEKIKTQLLKNNIYVSFRGNAIRVAPNVYNTEKDLKKFATLISR; this is encoded by the coding sequence ATGCTCACTTGTAAACGCTCTGCTTTCACCTTGCCGCCGCGCATCACCTATCTCAATTGCGGCTATATGTCGCCTCAATTGAAAGATGCCGAGAAGGTGGGCATCCGGAACCTGCGCCGCAAGCGCAACCCGGCCGCTATCAAACCCGAAGATTTTTTCAGCGACACCGAATTGTTGCGACAGGAATTTGGCACACTCATTCATGCGGACGATCCCAAACGCATTGTCGTCGTTCCCTCGGTTTCCTATGGCATGGCCAACGTGGCGCGCAACCTCAAGATCGGTCGCGGCGACAACATGATCGTGGCCGCCGAGCAGTTTCCGAGCAACTACTATCCCTGGCAACGCCTGTGTGAAGAGACCGGCGCCCAACTAAAATCCATCGCCCCTCCCGAAGAATTTTCAGGCCGCGGCCAAAAGTGGAACGAGCGCATCCTCGACGCCATCGACATCCACACAAAAGCAGTCGCCCTGGGGCACGTCCACTGGGTGGACGGAACCCTGTTTGACCTGATGGCCATTCGCCGGCGCACCCGCGAGGTGGGCGCCGCGCTCATCATCGACGGCACCCAGTCCGTCGGAGCCCTGCCCTTCGATGTACAAGCTTTCCAACCCGATGCATTGGTTTGCGCAGGATACAAATGGCTGCTCGGTCCCTATTCCACCGGCCTGGCGTACTACGGGGAGTATTTTGATCACGGCAAGCCCATCGAAGAAAGCTGGCTGAACCGGGCGCATAGCGAGCAGTTTTCACAACTCACCAACTATCAATCCACATACCAGGCGGGAGCCTTGCGCTATGAGGTGGGTGAGCATAGCAACTTTGTGCTGGTGCCCATGCTGCTGAAGTCCATCCAACAGCTCAACCGTTGGGGAGTAGCCAATATCCAGGAGTATTGCGGTCACATCAGTCGCGAGGCCACCCTAACCCTGCGCGACAAAGGGTTTCTCATTGAAGATGAAGCCCATCGTGCGAAACACCTGTTCGGCATCCGGCTTGGTCAGCACGATCCTGAAAAGATCAAAACCCAACTGCTTAAAAACAATATCTATGTGTCGTTCCGGGGCAACGCCATCCGCGTAGCACCCAACGTGTACAACACGGAAAAAGACCTGAAAAAATTCGCTACGTTGATATCACGCTAG
- a CDS encoding metal-dependent hydrolase family protein has protein sequence MKKPFAKTTLAAVGFLLVIAVHAQQKYILEPDRVFDGEQLHSGWVVVVTGDKITAAGVPSQLNLPPEATTLKLPGCTLLPGLIEGHSHLLLHPYNETPWDDQVLKESDALRVARATVHAEKTLRAGFTTTRDLGSEGAGYADVGLKQAINQNIIPGPRMLVAGRAIVATGSYGPKGFDTDFTVMLGAEQADGPNLIQVVRDQIGKGADIVKVYADYRWGLKEEAQPTFSVEELKLVVETAKSSGRPVVAHAVTAEGMRRAAVAGVETIEHGDNGTPEVFRLMKEKGIALCPTLAAGASIAQYRGWKKDSQPEPERLVQKRQTFQEALKAGVVICAGGDVGVFAHGQNAYELELMVAYGMNPLEVLRSATSVNAKVFHLDKEVGRIKENLKADILVVKGDPSKNISDLRQVKWVMKDGVLYE, from the coding sequence ATGAAAAAACCCTTCGCTAAAACAACGCTGGCCGCCGTTGGTTTCTTGCTGGTGATCGCCGTTCATGCCCAACAAAAATATATTCTCGAGCCCGACCGCGTTTTCGATGGCGAACAACTGCACAGTGGCTGGGTGGTGGTGGTGACCGGCGACAAAATTACGGCCGCCGGAGTCCCATCCCAACTCAACCTGCCCCCGGAGGCCACCACGCTAAAGCTACCCGGTTGCACACTTCTGCCGGGACTCATCGAAGGTCATTCGCACCTGCTCCTCCATCCTTATAACGAAACGCCGTGGGACGACCAGGTGCTCAAAGAATCCGACGCCTTGCGGGTAGCCCGCGCCACCGTGCATGCCGAAAAAACATTGCGCGCCGGCTTCACCACAACGCGCGACCTCGGCTCGGAGGGTGCCGGCTATGCCGACGTGGGTTTGAAACAAGCCATCAACCAAAACATCATCCCCGGCCCCCGCATGTTGGTGGCTGGTCGCGCCATCGTAGCCACCGGAAGCTATGGCCCCAAAGGATTTGACACCGACTTCACGGTGATGCTGGGCGCCGAACAAGCCGACGGCCCCAACCTGATCCAGGTGGTCCGGGACCAGATTGGCAAAGGCGCCGACATCGTAAAAGTATACGCCGACTATCGTTGGGGTCTGAAAGAAGAAGCACAACCGACGTTTTCTGTGGAAGAACTTAAGCTGGTGGTAGAAACTGCCAAAAGCAGTGGCCGTCCCGTAGTCGCTCACGCCGTCACCGCCGAAGGCATGCGACGGGCTGCGGTCGCCGGCGTGGAAACCATCGAACACGGCGACAATGGAACACCGGAAGTGTTCAGGCTCATGAAGGAAAAAGGCATTGCCCTCTGTCCAACGCTCGCGGCAGGCGCTTCGATTGCCCAGTATCGTGGATGGAAAAAAGATTCACAGCCGGAGCCTGAACGCCTGGTGCAAAAACGCCAAACATTTCAGGAAGCACTCAAGGCAGGCGTTGTGATCTGCGCCGGTGGCGATGTGGGCGTTTTCGCGCACGGTCAAAATGCCTATGAGCTCGAGCTGATGGTGGCCTATGGCATGAATCCACTGGAAGTTCTGCGTTCAGCCACCAGCGTCAACGCCAAAGTATTTCACCTCGACAAGGAAGTGGGAAGGATCAAGGAAAATTTAAAAGCCGACATTCTCGTGGTGAAAGGCGACCCTTCCAAAAACATTTCGGATCTGCGCCAGGTGAAATGGGTGATGAAGGATGGTGTCCTTTATGAATAG